In a single window of the Streptomyces sp. CGMCC 4.7035 genome:
- a CDS encoding SWIM zinc finger family protein — protein MNGTGDERPGAREDARPADAARRALRAAREGERVGGEDGGGAPRADGAGVTVPESGVQPATRPGDAAREALRRANAERRSGEGTVAGAVPPTESKEAYPSVAGNAGAAYGPASGPASGPGGESTPAVRPGDAARKALHAAREEVERQRTEAEGKAAGEPRPSGASQRSGTRESTGVGGRRDLHIRTPARGGRVRDVREVLAGAFGLPEPVAPRGAVATTARHDGEEAARDVGREREQPEPPRSPRELPLATPRYPGSMAAPGRDGELRRTFAALPARPADRADRFAETWWGNAWVTALEEGALDAARLARGRTYAGRGNVDAITVTPGLVLAYVQGSRPRPYRVQVRLRTFADDEWDRLLDAAAERPGDIAALLDKEVPQTLAECGVRLLPGPGDLEPHCSCPDFGHPCKHAAAVCYQTARLLDRDPFVLLLLRGRGERELLDALSRRNAARAARAAQEKEPAPVPGIRARDAMARDALPPLPAPLPPPAHPEQPPVYPGTPGGPDPFALDQLATDAAGRAHALLTTGHDPVAELTLWQDAVRLAAARPGSGLTATTRALYSALADATGRTPADLARGVVAWRQGGREALAVLEEPWDPPAGRFDRARPLLLAADLPAFRPWRNRLTHPDGHAQLRLGRDGLWYAYESEPGREDWWPRGTPDLDPVGALTGLEAPGEG, from the coding sequence GTGAACGGCACTGGGGACGAGCGGCCCGGGGCGCGGGAGGACGCGCGTCCCGCCGACGCGGCGCGGCGTGCGCTGAGGGCCGCGCGGGAGGGCGAGCGGGTCGGCGGTGAGGACGGGGGTGGGGCGCCTCGGGCCGACGGCGCAGGCGTCACCGTGCCGGAAAGCGGCGTGCAGCCGGCGACCCGCCCCGGGGACGCGGCCCGCGAGGCGTTGCGAAGGGCGAACGCGGAACGCCGCAGTGGCGAGGGGACCGTGGCGGGTGCCGTGCCGCCGACGGAGTCAAAAGAGGCGTACCCGTCCGTCGCGGGGAATGCAGGCGCGGCCTACGGTCCGGCTTCTGGTCCGGCCTCCGGTCCGGGCGGGGAGAGCACACCGGCCGTACGCCCCGGTGACGCCGCGCGCAAGGCGTTGCACGCGGCGCGGGAGGAAGTGGAACGGCAGCGAACGGAGGCCGAAGGAAAGGCGGCCGGGGAACCGCGCCCGTCCGGCGCGTCGCAGCGGTCCGGCACCCGGGAGTCGACCGGCGTCGGTGGCCGCCGCGACCTGCACATCCGTACCCCTGCGCGCGGCGGCCGGGTCCGGGACGTGCGGGAAGTCCTCGCCGGCGCCTTCGGGCTGCCGGAGCCGGTGGCACCGCGGGGCGCGGTCGCGACTACCGCGCGGCACGACGGCGAGGAGGCCGCACGGGACGTGGGACGCGAGCGGGAGCAGCCCGAGCCCCCGCGATCCCCGCGCGAGCTGCCCCTGGCCACGCCCCGTTACCCGGGCTCCATGGCGGCCCCGGGCCGGGACGGCGAGTTGCGGCGCACGTTCGCCGCGCTCCCCGCACGACCGGCGGACCGGGCCGACCGGTTCGCCGAGACATGGTGGGGCAACGCCTGGGTCACCGCGCTGGAAGAGGGGGCCCTCGACGCGGCGCGGCTCGCGCGCGGGAGGACATACGCGGGGCGGGGGAACGTGGACGCCATCACGGTCACGCCCGGGCTCGTGCTGGCGTACGTCCAGGGAAGCCGTCCCCGCCCCTATCGCGTACAGGTGCGGTTGCGGACGTTCGCCGACGACGAGTGGGACCGCCTCCTGGACGCCGCCGCCGAGCGGCCCGGGGACATCGCCGCGCTGCTGGACAAGGAGGTGCCGCAGACCCTCGCCGAGTGCGGCGTCCGGCTGCTTCCCGGCCCGGGCGATCTCGAACCGCACTGCAGCTGCCCCGACTTCGGCCACCCCTGCAAGCACGCCGCCGCCGTCTGCTACCAGACCGCGCGCCTGCTCGACCGGGACCCCTTCGTCCTGCTTCTGCTGCGCGGCCGGGGCGAACGCGAGCTGCTCGACGCCCTGTCCCGGCGCAACGCGGCGCGCGCGGCCAGGGCCGCCCAGGAAAAGGAGCCCGCACCGGTTCCCGGTATACGCGCCCGCGACGCCATGGCCCGGGACGCGCTGCCGCCGCTCCCGGCCCCGCTGCCGCCGCCCGCTCACCCCGAGCAGCCGCCGGTCTATCCGGGGACTCCGGGTGGTCCGGACCCGTTCGCGCTGGACCAGCTGGCCACGGACGCGGCCGGCCGCGCGCACGCCCTGCTGACCACCGGGCACGATCCGGTCGCCGAGCTGACGCTGTGGCAGGACGCGGTACGGCTCGCCGCGGCCCGCCCCGGTTCGGGTCTCACCGCGACGACCCGGGCGCTCTACTCCGCGCTGGCCGACGCCACCGGGCGGACCCCGGCCGACCTGGCGCGCGGCGTCGTCGCATGGCGGCAGGGCGGGCGGGAGGCGCTCGCCGTACTGGAGGAGCCCTGGGACCCGCCGGCGGGCCGCTTCGACCGCGCCCGCCCGCTGCTGCTGGCCGCGGACCTGCCCGCGTTCCGCCCGTGGCGCAATCGCCTCACCCACCCGGACGGCCACGCCCAACTCCGCCTGGGCCGGGACGGCCTCTGGTACGCGTACGAGTCGGAACCGGGCCGCGAGGACTGGTGGCCCCGGGGCACCCCGGACCTGGACCCGGTGGGCGCGTTGACGGGCCTGGAGGCGCCGGGGGAGGGGTGA
- a CDS encoding SPW repeat protein, which translates to MTDRTHPTMESHPDILEMRERHARAERAATTQQGQAVEALALVTGLYLAASPWIAGFNGFTTLAVNNLITGIAYALLLSGFGQAYERTHARAWAAALLGVWTIISPWVVAGSVDTTRTIINNVIVGVIGLVLALAAGAAANEADKRIRSRSARMAP; encoded by the coding sequence ATGACTGACCGGACACACCCCACCATGGAATCGCACCCGGACATCCTGGAGATGCGCGAGCGCCACGCCCGGGCAGAACGTGCGGCGACGACCCAGCAGGGACAGGCCGTCGAAGCGCTGGCCCTGGTCACCGGCCTCTACCTGGCCGCATCACCCTGGATCGCGGGCTTCAACGGCTTCACCACCCTGGCAGTGAACAACCTGATCACCGGTATCGCCTACGCCCTGCTCCTGAGCGGCTTCGGCCAAGCCTACGAGCGCACGCACGCCAGGGCGTGGGCTGCCGCCCTGCTCGGAGTCTGGACCATCATCTCGCCGTGGGTGGTGGCAGGCAGCGTGGACACCACGCGCACCATCATCAACAACGTCATCGTCGGCGTCATCGGGCTGGTGCTCGCGCTGGCAGCCGGCGCGGCGGCGAACGAGGCCGACAAGCGTATCCGTAGCCGCTCCGCCCGGATGGCTCCCTGA